A genomic stretch from Arachis stenosperma cultivar V10309 chromosome 3, arast.V10309.gnm1.PFL2, whole genome shotgun sequence includes:
- the LOC130969632 gene encoding uncharacterized protein LOC130969632 isoform X2 produces the protein MLNLLEVLQKDKFNPIFYVAAATDNMSLQKAQLLENSLADQRVCYPAIPDGQSLVPLDFGAIFVKLTKEWNKDR, from the exons ATGCTTAATCTATTGGAAGTGTTACAGAAAGATAAGTTCAATCCCATATTCTATGTTGCTGCTGCTACTGATAATATGAGTCTTCAAAAGGCTCAGTTGCTGGAGAATTCCTTGGCAGATCAG AGAGTGTGCTATCCTGCAATACCAGATGGCCAATCTTTGGTGCCTTTGGATTTTGGTGCCATATTTGTCAAACTTACAAAAg AATGGAACAAGGATCGCTAA
- the LOC130969632 gene encoding uncharacterized protein LOC130969632 isoform X1 gives MLNLLEVLQKDKFNPIFYVAAATDNMSLQKAQLLENSLADQRVCYPAIPDGQSLVPLDFGAIFVKLTKVQNGTRIANTAQFMKIYNLSLDYNICNSACHMAND, from the exons ATGCTTAATCTATTGGAAGTGTTACAGAAAGATAAGTTCAATCCCATATTCTATGTTGCTGCTGCTACTGATAATATGAGTCTTCAAAAGGCTCAGTTGCTGGAGAATTCCTTGGCAGATCAG AGAGTGTGCTATCCTGCAATACCAGATGGCCAATCTTTGGTGCCTTTGGATTTTGGTGCCATATTTGTCAAACTTACAAAAg tgCAGAATGGAACAAGGATCGCTAATACTGCTCAGTTCATGAAGATTTATAACCTCAGTTTGGACTACAATATTTGCAATAGTGCATGCCATATGGCTAATGATTAA